Proteins encoded together in one Acanthochromis polyacanthus isolate Apoly-LR-REF ecotype Palm Island chromosome 12, KAUST_Apoly_ChrSc, whole genome shotgun sequence window:
- the rbp5 gene encoding retinol-binding protein 5, translating into MSKPNYSGTFHMVEQENMDAYLEALDINFALRKIVCLLKPTKDITHDPATGAMKIRTLTTFKNFNMDFTIGQEFTEDLGPVDGRTCQTTVSWEGDKLICVQRGEKEGRGWTHWLDGDKLHLEMRVQGIVAKQVFKKAN; encoded by the exons ATGTCCAAACCCAACTACAGCGGAACCTTCCATATGGTGGAGCAGGAGAACATGGACGCCTATCTGGAGGCTTTAG ATATTAACTTTGCTCTGAGGAAGATCGTCTGTTTGCTGAAACCCACCAAAGACATCACTCATGATCCGGCCACCGGCGCCATGAAGATCCGGACGCTCACCACTTTCAAGAACTTCAACATGGACTTCACCATCGGACAGGAGTTCACTGAGGACCTGGGACCAGTGGACGGACGCACCTGCCAG ACCACAGTGAGCTGGGAAGGAGATAAACTGATCTGCGTCCAGCGAGGGGAGAAGGAAGGCCGAGGCTGGACGCATTGGCTGGACGGAGACAAGCTGCATCTG GAGATGAGAGTTCAAGGAATCGTCGCCAAGCAGGTGTTCAAGAAGGCCAACTGA
- the LOC110966239 gene encoding tumor necrosis factor receptor superfamily member 5, with the protein MRCSSEDKYFSGGQCCDRCDAGKFLKSACNGTKPSECLECGRESYTATKNHGSKCLPCRKCSESNHQKTMLECLADRNAVCECLPGFFCANQECDHCQLASRCPPGEGVQVPATRTNNTICSPCGDGTFSNVTDLQSACKPHTRCEDFGRIQLRAGTSRTDAVCGDFKTQCSWMLPAGLWSGLVLTVLVLVLVFVLWRSKRGSYRAASSKGPVSPAAMAPAPPVTQEEFFSHCQETCISDTCKIPIFNPADEDEAVISVQDSSEDTSLPITPFKASVSFAESAHMNGSTAYCSGNFLRSYSEPQEDEYCGT; encoded by the exons ATGAGGTGCAGCTCCGAGGACAAATATTTCAGCGGAGGACAATGCTGCGATCGATGTGATGCAG GAAAATTCCTGAAGTCCGCCTGCAACGGCACGAAGCCCAGCGAGTGTTTAGAGTGTGGACGTGAATCTTATACGGCAACCAAGAACCACGGCAGCAAGTGTTTACCGTGCAGAAAATGTAGCGAAA GCAACCACCAGAAGACAATGCTGGAGTGCTTGGCCGATCGGAACGCAGTGTGCGAGTGTCTTCCTGGGTTCTTCTGCGCCAACCAGGAGTGTGATCACTGCCAGCTGGCCAGCCGGTGTCCTCCTGGAGAAGGAGTCCAGGTTCCAG CTACTCGCACCAACAACACGATCTGCTCCCCGTGTGGAGACGGAACCTTCAGCAACGTGACGGATTTACAGTCAGCCTGTAAACCACACACCAG GTGTGAAGACTTTGGAAGAATCCAGCTCCGTGCTGGAACCTCGAGGACCGACGCCGTCTGTGGAGACTTCAAAACCC AGTGTTCGTGGATGCTGCCTGCAGGTCTGTGGTCGGGACTCGTGCTGACTGTCCTGGTGCTGGTTCTCGTCTTCGTGTTGTGGAGATCAAAGCGTGGATCTTACAGAGCAG CCTCCTCCAAAGGTCCAGTTTCTCCTGCAGCGATGGCTCCAGCTCCACCCGTCACTCAGGAGgaatttttttctcactgcCAGGAAACCTGCATCTCAGACACCTGTAAAATACCCATATTCAACCCAGCTGATGAAG ATGAAGCTGTGATCAGCGTCCAGGACAGCAGCGAGGACACCAGCCTCCCCATCACGCCTTTCAAAGCCTCCGTCTCATTCGCTGAGTCCGCTCACATGAACGGCAGCACCGCTTACTGCTCCGGAAACTTCCTCAGGTCTTATTCTGAGCCTCAGGAGGACGAATACTGTGGAACATAA
- the LOC110966238 gene encoding calcium-dependent serine proteinase-like isoform X2 yields the protein MFTLSLLGVLLLSQSSQSILLGWVESPGYPSGYLPHSSMNWSRCAPRGHALSLRLLHLDLEDSQDCENDALKVFSDGGLIAVLCGKKDFEELRSSVNPSLVSSSGGCLSISFHSDFSNPRRHTGFKGFYTVQDFNECEDQSNECSQFCHNFVGGYRCSCRHGYILADDKHTCTVSCNEDLSGQNSGDVSSPSWSGSYAENANCVSTLSVERHLQLELHFSSAFDVEQSADGECIDAVTVETPSATLGPFCGSSPPLSPLLTHSHYVRIRFTSDGFGANRGFSLHFRTRDKVCPTVVTSHSTATPQRAEHHQGQMVTVACEVGYVVNSQGVQTLTTQFEATCDITGTWTPGYTCEPVDCGFPDIPADGVLQLVGSEPPHTQYKDQVQFSCSSKYYRLDGDDTYTCNASGEWTSAGGRTELPECTAVCGQPESFFASHGRILGGQDAKLGQIPWQLLIKSPNRGAASLINDHWAVTAAHVVDGVEETSLHLYGGLIDGRTSGRPGVAVLNSKRIIIHPGYTTGTQAERTNFDNDIALIRFSSRVNFGPNLLPICLPEPNRGIVENEQGTVSGWGMTEKRNIAAFLKYAHISAYSLDECQRTPTTPTNEVMTFTNNMFCAGASGKDSCQGDSGGPFVLPMLSSDGPYVLAGIVSWGPPCRSGDNKGYYTKVENYVEWIKHTMKTEDGP from the exons ATGTTCACATTAAG CCTCCTCGGCGTGCTGCTGCtctcccagtcctcccagtccATCTTACTGGGCTGGGTGGAGTCTCCTGGTTATCCCAGCGGCTACCTGCCTCACAGCAGCATGAACTGGAGCAGGTGCGCCCCCAGAGGCCACGCCCTCTCCCTGCGCCTGCTGCACCTGGACCTGGAGGACAGCCAGGACTGCGAGAACGACGCCCTGAAG GTGTTTTCCGATGGAGGCCTGATCGCCGTCCTCTGTGGGAAAAAAGACTTTGAGGAGCTTCGTTCTTCGGTGAATCCGTCTCTGGTGTCGTCTTCGGGCGGCTGCCTGTCCATCAGCTTCCACTCCGACTTCTCCAACCCTCGGAGACACACCGGCTTCAAAGGCTTCTACACGGTCCAAG ACTTCAACGAATGCGAGGACCAGAGCAACGAGTGCTCCCAGTTCTGCCACAACTTCGTCGGAGGATACCGCTGCTCCTGTCGCCACGGTTACATCCTGGCCGAcgacaaacacacatgcaccg TGAGCTGCAATGAGGATCTGTCGGGTCAGAACTCTGGGGACGTGTCCAGCCCGTCCTGGTCCGGTTCCTACGCCGAGAACGCCAACTGTGTGTCCACTCTGTCCGTGGAGAGACACCTGCAGCTGGAGCTTCACTTCTCCAGCGCGTTCGACGTGGAGCAGAGTGCAGACGGAGAATGCATCGACGCCGTCACG GTGGAGACTCCCTCCGCCACCCTCGGCCCGTTCTGTGGTTCCTCTCCTCCCCTGTCTCCCCTCCTCACCCACTCTCATTACGTCCGGATCCGCTTCACCTCCGACGGCTTCGGCGCCAACAGAGGCTTCTCTCTGCACTTCAGGACCCGAG ATAAGGTGTGTCCTACCGTGGTGACATCACACTCGACGGCGACGCCTCAGAGGGCGGAGCATCATCAGGGTCAGATGGTGACGGTGGCCTGTGAAGTTGGATACGTGGTGAACAGT CAGGGCGTCCAGACTCTGACAACACAGTTTGAGGCGACATGTGACATCACGGGTACCTGGACCCCCGGCTACACCTGTGAAC CTGTGGACTGCGGTTTTCCTGACATTCCAGCCGATGGAGTCCTGCAGCTGGTCGGATCAGAACCACCTCACACTCAGTACAAGGACCAGGTCCAgttcagctgcagctcaaagTACTACCGGCTGGACGGAGACG ACACCTACACCTGTAATGCCAGCGGTGAATGGACGTCCGCTGGCGGGAGGACGGAGCTTCCAGAATGCACTGCAG tgtgtgGACAACCAGAAAGCTTCTTTGCAAGCCACGGCAGAATTTTGGGAGGCCAGGATGCAAAGCTGGGACAAATACCGTGGCAGCTTCTGATTAAAAGCCCCAACAGAGGAGCAGCGTCTCTGATCAACGACCACTGGGCGGTAACAGCTGCTCACGTTGTGGACGGAGTCGAGGAAACTTCTCTGCATCTGTACGGTGGTTTGATAGATGGAAGAACATCCGGCAGGCCGGGCGTCGCAGTGCTGAACAGTAAGAGGATCATTATTCATCCTGGATACACTACAGGAACTCAAGCCGAACGCACCAACTTTGACAACGACATCGCTCTCATCAGATTCAGCTCCAGGGTGAACTTTGGTCCAAACCTGCTGCCGATCTGCCTGCCAGAACCCAACAGAGGCATCGTGGAGAATGAGCAGGGAACCGTGTCCGGCTGGGGGATGACGGAAAAACGAAACATAGCAGCTTTCTTAAAATACGCTCACATTTCAGCATACTCTCTGGATGAATGTCAGCGCACACCGACCACACCGACCAACGAAGTCATGACGTTCACCAACAACATGTTCTGTGCCGGAGCTTCAGGGAAGGACAGCTGCCAAGGAGACAGTGGAGGTCCCTTTGTTCTGCCCATGTTGTCCTCAGACGGACCTTACGTTCTGGCCGGCATCGTGTCCTGGGGACCCCCCTGCAGGAGCGGAGATAATAAGGGCTACTACACCAAGGTGGAGAACTACGTGGAGTGGATCAAacacaccatgaagacagaagacgGACCTTAG
- the LOC110966238 gene encoding calcium-dependent serine proteinase-like isoform X1, with protein sequence MFTLSLLGVLLLSQSSQSILLGWVESPGYPSGYLPHSSMNWSRCAPRGHALSLRLLHLDLEDSQDCENDALKVFSDGGLIAVLCGKKDFEELRSSVNPSLVSSSGGCLSISFHSDFSNPRRHTGFKGFYTVQDFNECEDQSNECSQFCHNFVGGYRCSCRHGYILADDKHTCTVSCNEDLSGQNSGDVSSPSWSGSYAENANCVSTLSVERHLQLELHFSSAFDVEQSADGECIDAVTVETPSATLGPFCGSSPPLSPLLTHSHYVRIRFTSDGFGANRGFSLHFRTRDKVCPTVVTSHSTATPQRAEHHQGQMVTVACEVGYVVNSQQGVQTLTTQFEATCDITGTWTPGYTCEPVDCGFPDIPADGVLQLVGSEPPHTQYKDQVQFSCSSKYYRLDGDDTYTCNASGEWTSAGGRTELPECTAVCGQPESFFASHGRILGGQDAKLGQIPWQLLIKSPNRGAASLINDHWAVTAAHVVDGVEETSLHLYGGLIDGRTSGRPGVAVLNSKRIIIHPGYTTGTQAERTNFDNDIALIRFSSRVNFGPNLLPICLPEPNRGIVENEQGTVSGWGMTEKRNIAAFLKYAHISAYSLDECQRTPTTPTNEVMTFTNNMFCAGASGKDSCQGDSGGPFVLPMLSSDGPYVLAGIVSWGPPCRSGDNKGYYTKVENYVEWIKHTMKTEDGP encoded by the exons ATGTTCACATTAAG CCTCCTCGGCGTGCTGCTGCtctcccagtcctcccagtccATCTTACTGGGCTGGGTGGAGTCTCCTGGTTATCCCAGCGGCTACCTGCCTCACAGCAGCATGAACTGGAGCAGGTGCGCCCCCAGAGGCCACGCCCTCTCCCTGCGCCTGCTGCACCTGGACCTGGAGGACAGCCAGGACTGCGAGAACGACGCCCTGAAG GTGTTTTCCGATGGAGGCCTGATCGCCGTCCTCTGTGGGAAAAAAGACTTTGAGGAGCTTCGTTCTTCGGTGAATCCGTCTCTGGTGTCGTCTTCGGGCGGCTGCCTGTCCATCAGCTTCCACTCCGACTTCTCCAACCCTCGGAGACACACCGGCTTCAAAGGCTTCTACACGGTCCAAG ACTTCAACGAATGCGAGGACCAGAGCAACGAGTGCTCCCAGTTCTGCCACAACTTCGTCGGAGGATACCGCTGCTCCTGTCGCCACGGTTACATCCTGGCCGAcgacaaacacacatgcaccg TGAGCTGCAATGAGGATCTGTCGGGTCAGAACTCTGGGGACGTGTCCAGCCCGTCCTGGTCCGGTTCCTACGCCGAGAACGCCAACTGTGTGTCCACTCTGTCCGTGGAGAGACACCTGCAGCTGGAGCTTCACTTCTCCAGCGCGTTCGACGTGGAGCAGAGTGCAGACGGAGAATGCATCGACGCCGTCACG GTGGAGACTCCCTCCGCCACCCTCGGCCCGTTCTGTGGTTCCTCTCCTCCCCTGTCTCCCCTCCTCACCCACTCTCATTACGTCCGGATCCGCTTCACCTCCGACGGCTTCGGCGCCAACAGAGGCTTCTCTCTGCACTTCAGGACCCGAG ATAAGGTGTGTCCTACCGTGGTGACATCACACTCGACGGCGACGCCTCAGAGGGCGGAGCATCATCAGGGTCAGATGGTGACGGTGGCCTGTGAAGTTGGATACGTGGTGAACAGT CAGCAGGGCGTCCAGACTCTGACAACACAGTTTGAGGCGACATGTGACATCACGGGTACCTGGACCCCCGGCTACACCTGTGAAC CTGTGGACTGCGGTTTTCCTGACATTCCAGCCGATGGAGTCCTGCAGCTGGTCGGATCAGAACCACCTCACACTCAGTACAAGGACCAGGTCCAgttcagctgcagctcaaagTACTACCGGCTGGACGGAGACG ACACCTACACCTGTAATGCCAGCGGTGAATGGACGTCCGCTGGCGGGAGGACGGAGCTTCCAGAATGCACTGCAG tgtgtgGACAACCAGAAAGCTTCTTTGCAAGCCACGGCAGAATTTTGGGAGGCCAGGATGCAAAGCTGGGACAAATACCGTGGCAGCTTCTGATTAAAAGCCCCAACAGAGGAGCAGCGTCTCTGATCAACGACCACTGGGCGGTAACAGCTGCTCACGTTGTGGACGGAGTCGAGGAAACTTCTCTGCATCTGTACGGTGGTTTGATAGATGGAAGAACATCCGGCAGGCCGGGCGTCGCAGTGCTGAACAGTAAGAGGATCATTATTCATCCTGGATACACTACAGGAACTCAAGCCGAACGCACCAACTTTGACAACGACATCGCTCTCATCAGATTCAGCTCCAGGGTGAACTTTGGTCCAAACCTGCTGCCGATCTGCCTGCCAGAACCCAACAGAGGCATCGTGGAGAATGAGCAGGGAACCGTGTCCGGCTGGGGGATGACGGAAAAACGAAACATAGCAGCTTTCTTAAAATACGCTCACATTTCAGCATACTCTCTGGATGAATGTCAGCGCACACCGACCACACCGACCAACGAAGTCATGACGTTCACCAACAACATGTTCTGTGCCGGAGCTTCAGGGAAGGACAGCTGCCAAGGAGACAGTGGAGGTCCCTTTGTTCTGCCCATGTTGTCCTCAGACGGACCTTACGTTCTGGCCGGCATCGTGTCCTGGGGACCCCCCTGCAGGAGCGGAGATAATAAGGGCTACTACACCAAGGTGGAGAACTACGTGGAGTGGATCAAacacaccatgaagacagaagacgGACCTTAG